A single Trachemys scripta elegans isolate TJP31775 chromosome 20, CAS_Tse_1.0, whole genome shotgun sequence DNA region contains:
- the RPS6KA1 gene encoding ribosomal protein S6 kinase alpha-1 isoform X5, with amino-acid sequence MLRLLFRTKPRIQEAKSDISWIEKDVVDSADKDEGIVKEINITHHVKEGSEKADPSQFELLKVLGQGSFGKVFLVRKITPPDNGHLYAMKVLKKATLKVRDRVRTKMERDILADVNHPFVVKLHYAFQTEGKLYLILDFLRGGDLFTRLSKEVMFTEEDVKFYLAELALGLDHLHSLGILYRDLKPENILLDEEGHIKLTDFGLSKEAIDHEKKAYSFCGTVEYMAPEVVNRQGHTHSADWWSYGVLMFEMLTGSLPFQGKDRKETMTFILKAKLGMPQFLSSEAQSLLRALFKRNPANRLGSGTDGAEEIKRHPFYSTIDWNKLYRREIKPPFKPAVARPDDTFYFDTEFTSRTPKDSPGIPPSAGAHQLFRGFSFVATGLMEDGMVKPTQAPLHSVVQQLHGKSLQFNEGYVVRETIGVGSYSVCKRCIHKSTNMEYAVKIIDKCKRDPSEEMEILLRYGQHPNIITLKDVYDDGKHVFLVTELMRGGELLDRILRQKCFSEREASSVLHTICKTVEYLHSQGVVHRDLKPSNILYVDESGNPESIRICDFGFAKQLRAENGLLMTPCYTANFVAPEVLKRQGYDEGCDIWSLGILLYTMLAGYTPFANGPSDTPEDILSRIGVGKFTLKGGNWDTVSEAAKDLVTKMLHIDPHQRLTAKQVLQHPWITQKDRLPQSQLSHQDVQLVKGAMVATYSAINSSKPSPQLKPIESSILAQRRVKKLPSTSL; translated from the exons GTCTTTTTAGTAAGAAAAATCACCCCACCAGACAATGGCCATCTCTATGCCATGAAGGTCCTGAAGAAAGCAACCTTGAAAG TGCGCGATCGCGTACGGACAAAAATGGAAAGGGACATCTTAGCTGATGTGAACCATCCCTTTGTGGTGAAACTGCACTATG CATTCCAGACAGAGGGCAAGCTCTATCTCATCTTGGATTTCCTGAGAGGAGGAGATCTCTTCACTCGGCTTTCCAAAGAG gtaATGTTCACTGAGGAAGATGTGAAGTTCTACCTAGCTgagctggctctggggcttgATCATTTACACAGCCTGGGAATCCTATACCGAGACCTCAAACCAGAGAA CATCCTCTTGGATGAAGAAGGCCACATCAAACTCACAG ATTTTGGTTTGAGTAAAGAAGCCATTGACCATGAGAAGAAAGCGTATTCCTTCTGTGGGACAGTGGAATATATGGCACCAGAAGTTGTGAATCGTCAGGGCCACACCCACAGCGCTGACTGGTGGTCATATGGTGTATTAATG TTTGAGATGCTCACTGGCTCCCTGCCATTCCAGGGAAAAGACCGTAAGGAGACAATGACGTTCATTCTCAA agCAAAGCTGGGCATGCCTCAGTTCCTGAGCTCCGAAGCACAGAGTCTCCTGCGAGCTCTTTTCAAAAGGAATCCAGCCAACAGATTAG GTTCTGGTACAGATGGGGCAGAAGAGATAAAGCGTCACCCTTTTTACTCCACCATTGACTGGAAT AAGCTATATCGCAGGGAGATCAAACCACCTTTCAAACCTGCCGTGGCCCGACCAGATGACACCTTTTATTTTGACACAGAGTTCACCTCTCGTACGCCAAAAG ATTCCCCTGGAATTCCCCCGAGTGCGGGGGCCCATCAGCTCTTCCGAGGGTTCAGTTTTGTGGCAACTGGATTGATGGAGGATGGCATGGTCAAACCTACCCAGGCACCTCTGCATTCTGTGGTACAG CAGCTGCACGGCAAGAGTCTCCAGTTTAATGAAGGCTACGTAGTGAGGGAGACGATCGGTGTGGGCTCCTATTCAGTGTGTAAACGCTGCATTCATAAATCCACCAACATGGAATATGCCGTCAAG ATCATTGATAAGTGTAAACGAGACCCTTCTGAGGAGATGGAGATCCTCCTGCGCTACGGGCAGCACCCAAATATCATCACCCTGAAAGAT GTGTATGACGACGGGAAGCATGTTTTCCTCGTGACTGAGCTGATGAGAGGAGGGGAGCTGCTGGACAGAATCCTCAGACAGAAGTGTTTCTCTGAGCGGGAGGCCAGTTCTGTGCTGCACACAATCTGTAAAACTGTGGAGTATCTGCATTCTCAAGGG GTAGTTCATAGAGACTTGAAACCCAGCAACATTCTCTATGTGGATGAGTCTGGAAACCCAGAGAGCATTCGCATTTGTGACTTTGGCTTTGCCAAACAGTTGAGAGCTGAGAATGGCCTTCTCATGACCCCTTGCTACACTGCGAACTTCGTGGCCCCTGAG GTACTAAAACGTCAAGGCTACGATGAGGGATGTGACATCTGGAGTTTAGGGATACTCCTCTATACAATGCTGGCAGG ataCACTCCTTTTGCAAATGGGCCCAGTGACACTCCAGAGGACATCCTGAGCCGAATAGGCGTAGGGAAGTTCACTCTAAAAGGAGGAAATTGGGACACAGTTTCTGAGGCAGCCAAG GATCTGGTAACAAAGATGCTCCATATTGATCCTCACCAGCGCCTGACAGCCAAACAAGTCCTGCAGCATCCCTGGATAACCCAGAAGGATAGGTTACCCCAAAGCCAGCTGAGTCACCAGGATGTACAGCTTGTAAAG GGAGCCATGGTTGCAACATACTCTGCAATAAACAGCTCCAAGCCAAGTCCCCAGCTGAAGCCCATTGAGTCATCCATTCTGGCACAGAGGCGGGTGAAGAAGCTCCCCTCCACCTCGCTGTAG